DNA sequence from the Roseofilum capinflatum BLCC-M114 genome:
GAATGTTGGCTAAACCCGGATATTGCAGATTGGCTTCTACCAGTTTACGGGAGCGATCGCGATCTCTGACCGCAATTTCCTCACCTGGTTTACACTGATAACTGGCAATGCTCACCGGACGACCATTCACCGTTACATGACCATGGTTGACCAACTGGCGAGCTGCGGGAATTGTGGGAGCCATGCCCAGGCGAAATACGGTATTATCTAAGCGCATTTCTAGCAGTTGCAGCAGCACTTGCCCCGTAGAACCCGTGATCCGACGGGCTTTTTTCACATAGCGTAGAAGCTGCTTCTCGCTCAGACCATAGTTATAGCGCAGCTTTTGTTTCTCCTCTAGACGGATAGCATACTCTGACTTCTTCTTCCGAGCCTGACCATGTTGACCAGGGGGGTATGCCCGTCGAGAAGATTTACGAGTCAAACCAGGTAAGTCCCCCAAGCGCCGGGTTACCCGTAAGCGCGGGCCTCGGTATCGTGACATCGAAATTTCCTCTATTTTTTATTTTTACACAGACTTACTATTATACTCTCCATAACAATTTCTTGTCAATATTTATATCAAATCCTTAAATGGTTGCTACTTTCTGTGTACTGTAGAGACATGGTGGGTTCGTGCGGGTTTCCGCAAGCGGACATGAATACAAAAATAGTTGTCAGTCTACAAGATTTGGGTATAACCCGCCCCTACTCATTACTCATTACTCATTACTCTGAACTGATTGGTTTAACCACGGGAATGGGTAATTCTTGTCCATAGGTTTGCTCTAATTGTTCGACCTCTAAAGAGCGAATTAAATTTAGTTGTAGGGTTTCTCCATTCAGGGTTTGGGCATAACTGGCACTGAGGTAGGGAAGATAGGACTCATCTTCATGTAAATAGCCCTGAAAGAAGGCTAAACTTAAACTTTTCATGGCATTAATGCCGAGAGTATTATCTCTCGGCTTTTCTTGGGCCGATTCTGGAGTAAAGGGATTATTATTTTCCGTTGGAGCGCTGACCGAAAAATGGCTACCAGGA
Encoded proteins:
- the rpsD gene encoding 30S ribosomal protein S4, with the protein product MSRYRGPRLRVTRRLGDLPGLTRKSSRRAYPPGQHGQARKKKSEYAIRLEEKQKLRYNYGLSEKQLLRYVKKARRITGSTGQVLLQLLEMRLDNTVFRLGMAPTIPAARQLVNHGHVTVNGRPVSIASYQCKPGEEIAVRDRDRSRKLVEANLQYPGLANIPSHLEFDKAKMTAKVNGIIQREWVALQINELLVVEYYSRLV